A genome region from Hydrogenoanaerobacterium saccharovorans includes the following:
- a CDS encoding delta-lactam-biosynthetic de-N-acetylase translates to MKFLKTALILAAMTAMVTLSGCTACNNLKGTTTSSVPPVTSSVPPATSSAPAITSSEGSVLPSEPKTSSSTPSPSGTMVPTLSTDFSEIGALDGKQVTWGPGRQKDEVNRPTACLQLQKKYGKYNAYFIGSEKGKLYLTFDEGYENGYTSKILDVLKDKKVPAVFFVTMHYVKTNPELIQRMIDEGHVVGNHSDKHPNFTTLPLDAAQTDIMSLHNYMKDNYNYNMSLFRYPEGAFSEQTLALVNKIGYKQLFWSFAYNDWNPDKQPPVEDATNRMVDAAHDGAIYLLHAVSSANTAALPKAIDTLRNQGYEFVLFNEDSPTTIS, encoded by the coding sequence ATGAAGTTTTTAAAAACAGCACTGATTCTGGCAGCAATGACGGCGATGGTTACACTTTCTGGTTGTACCGCATGTAACAACCTTAAAGGTACTACTACATCTTCGGTTCCACCCGTAACATCGTCTGTTCCGCCGGCAACATCATCTGCACCTGCTATAACCAGCAGCGAAGGCAGCGTGTTGCCATCAGAGCCTAAAACAAGTTCCAGCACACCCTCTCCTTCTGGCACTATGGTACCGACCTTGAGCACCGATTTCTCTGAAATCGGTGCCCTTGACGGTAAACAAGTTACCTGGGGCCCCGGCAGGCAAAAGGATGAAGTAAACCGCCCTACCGCGTGCCTTCAGCTACAAAAAAAATACGGTAAATACAACGCTTATTTTATCGGCAGCGAAAAAGGTAAACTATACTTAACTTTTGATGAGGGCTATGAAAACGGTTACACCTCAAAAATTCTTGATGTACTTAAAGATAAAAAGGTGCCTGCCGTATTCTTTGTTACCATGCACTATGTTAAAACCAACCCCGAACTGATACAGCGAATGATTGATGAGGGGCATGTTGTGGGCAACCACAGCGATAAGCACCCCAACTTTACCACACTTCCGCTTGATGCAGCACAAACCGATATTATGAGCCTGCACAATTACATGAAAGACAATTACAATTATAATATGAGCCTGTTCCGTTACCCCGAGGGGGCATTTAGCGAGCAAACATTGGCTCTTGTAAATAAAATTGGCTACAAACAGCTTTTTTGGAGTTTTGCTTACAACGACTGGAACCCCGATAAACAGCCCCCTGTAGAAGATGCAACAAACCGAATGGTTGATGCTGCCCATGACGGTGCAATTTACTTGCTGCATGCGGTTTCCAGCGCAAATACCGCCGCATTGCCCAAAGCGATTGATACTCTGCGCAATCAAGGTTACGAGTTTGTCCTGTTTAACGAGGACAGCCCAACAACAATCAGCTAG
- the eno gene encoding phosphopyruvate hydratase, giving the protein MDYPFRIADVRGREILDSRGNPTVEAQVRLQCGAKGVASVPSGASTGIFEAHELRDGDNSRYNGKGVQQAVSNINTTIAQELVGLDGANQTLIDNTLNSLDGTENKQNLGANAMLAVSLATAKAAASAVNLPLYRYIGGASARTLPVPMMNILNGGAHATNNIDIQEFMILPVGACCFTEALRWCVEIYHTLGGILKSKGLATAVGDEGGFAPDLESDEEAIDYIIQAVVKAGYNTDNQIKIGLDAASSEWYQNGVYTLPKAQKTLQREELVAHWESLISKYPIITIEDGVGEEDWDGWVQLTERLGSRVQLVGDDLFVTNTKRLQEGISLGAANSILIKVNQIGTLTETLQAIETAKKAGYTAIISHRSGETEDTTIADLAVATGVGQIKTGAPCRTDRVAKYNRLLRIEEHLRTTSEYAGTNAFHVKF; this is encoded by the coding sequence ATGGATTATCCGTTTCGCATTGCAGATGTTCGCGGCAGAGAGATTTTAGATTCAAGAGGCAACCCTACGGTAGAGGCTCAGGTTCGGTTACAATGTGGTGCAAAGGGCGTTGCAAGTGTGCCGTCCGGTGCATCTACCGGCATTTTTGAGGCGCATGAGCTGCGTGACGGCGATAATAGCCGTTATAACGGCAAAGGCGTGCAGCAGGCAGTGTCCAACATCAATACAACGATTGCGCAAGAGCTGGTGGGCTTGGACGGCGCAAACCAAACACTCATCGATAATACGCTCAACTCGTTAGACGGTACCGAAAACAAACAAAACCTTGGCGCAAATGCCATGCTGGCAGTGTCGCTGGCAACGGCAAAGGCGGCGGCATCGGCGGTAAATCTTCCGCTTTACCGTTATATTGGCGGCGCAAGTGCGCGTACACTGCCCGTACCAATGATGAACATTTTAAACGGCGGCGCACATGCAACCAATAACATTGATATACAAGAATTTATGATTTTGCCTGTGGGTGCTTGCTGCTTTACCGAAGCTTTGCGTTGGTGTGTAGAGATTTACCACACACTGGGCGGCATTTTAAAAAGCAAAGGGCTTGCAACTGCTGTCGGTGATGAGGGCGGTTTTGCACCCGACCTTGAAAGCGATGAGGAAGCAATTGATTACATTATACAGGCTGTAGTAAAAGCAGGATATAATACAGACAATCAAATTAAAATCGGCTTAGATGCCGCAAGCAGCGAATGGTACCAAAACGGTGTTTACACCCTGCCCAAAGCACAAAAAACCTTGCAGCGCGAAGAACTCGTCGCCCATTGGGAGAGCCTTATCTCGAAATACCCCATTATTACGATTGAAGACGGCGTAGGCGAAGAGGACTGGGACGGCTGGGTGCAGCTTACAGAACGCTTGGGCAGCCGTGTGCAGTTGGTGGGTGACGACCTGTTTGTTACCAATACCAAGCGTTTGCAAGAGGGCATTTCGCTTGGCGCCGCAAACTCTATTTTGATTAAGGTAAACCAAATCGGTACCCTTACCGAAACTTTACAGGCAATCGAAACTGCCAAAAAGGCAGGCTACACCGCCATTATCTCGCACCGCTCGGGCGAAACCGAAGATACCACCATTGCAGACCTTGCAGTGGCTACCGGTGTGGGGCAAATTAAAACAGGCGCACCTTGCCGTACCGACCGTGTTGCCAAGTACAACCGTTTGCTCCGGATTGAAGAACACTTGCGCACAACCTCCGAATACGCAGGTACAAACGCTTTTCATGTAAAATTTTAA
- a CDS encoding MmcQ/YjbR family DNA-binding protein: protein MAYEWLDEYCLNKQGVIKDYQPEWQATRYFIGGKMFAMQGGDKNGKPIFTMKLEPLFGDYLRKQYKDIVPGYYMNKQHWNSLYLDGNVPDDVVRDMADKAYMAVLQTLTKKVQKEISGLDNEPSAK, encoded by the coding sequence ATGGCATACGAATGGCTGGATGAGTATTGTTTGAATAAGCAAGGCGTTATAAAAGATTACCAACCCGAGTGGCAGGCAACAAGATACTTCATCGGCGGCAAAATGTTTGCTATGCAGGGCGGCGATAAAAACGGCAAACCTATTTTTACAATGAAGTTAGAACCGCTGTTTGGCGACTATCTGCGCAAGCAATACAAAGATATTGTGCCCGGCTACTATATGAACAAACAACACTGGAACTCACTGTATCTTGACGGTAATGTACCCGATGATGTGGTACGCGATATGGCGGATAAGGCTTACATGGCAGTGCTGCAAACTCTTACAAAAAAAGTACAAAAAGAGATTTCGGGATTAGATAATGAACCATCCGCTAAATAA
- a CDS encoding GyrI-like domain-containing protein, with translation MAKLEVTLHQLEARNLYGVWGKSNDKTIAKDIAHISQQYYQITKKEKGNVLPFFVLSKDYNPSTQDFALFVGSVANSNCLESAVLPQGLYAKITVKPKFGFLWGLAIGEAKRFFYTQWLPTSDYKALNLEYEHHTQASNGRLPAIDILFAVTEKTL, from the coding sequence ATGGCAAAACTCGAAGTGACGCTGCATCAGCTTGAGGCGCGCAATCTCTATGGCGTTTGGGGTAAATCGAACGATAAGACGATAGCGAAAGATATAGCACATATTTCGCAACAGTATTATCAAATCACGAAAAAAGAAAAAGGAAACGTATTGCCGTTTTTTGTTTTATCCAAAGACTATAACCCAAGCACACAAGACTTTGCATTGTTTGTGGGCAGCGTTGCAAACAGCAATTGCCTTGAAAGCGCTGTTTTACCCCAAGGTTTGTATGCTAAAATTACGGTAAAGCCAAAATTCGGTTTTTTGTGGGGACTCGCCATTGGCGAGGCAAAGCGGTTTTTTTATACACAATGGCTGCCGACAAGCGACTATAAGGCGCTGAATTTGGAATATGAGCACCACACGCAAGCGAGTAATGGCAGGCTGCCTGCCATTGATATTCTTTTTGCTGTTACTGAAAAAACATTATAA
- a CDS encoding DUF523 domain-containing protein — protein MNVLISACLVGVNCRYNASGVLYDGLQNYKEKYHFIPVCPEIFGGMKTPREPAEILNNRVVNTAGEDVTECYIKGAQEVLKLAEFYECSLAILKERSPSCGCGKIYDGSFTGKLINGNGFTAELLLKNGIKVIGETQIEQHLRL, from the coding sequence ATGAACGTTTTGATTAGTGCATGTTTGGTGGGCGTAAATTGCAGATACAATGCAAGCGGTGTACTTTATGACGGATTGCAAAATTACAAGGAGAAATACCACTTTATACCCGTTTGCCCAGAGATATTCGGCGGAATGAAAACACCGCGTGAGCCTGCGGAAATACTAAATAACAGGGTGGTAAACACAGCGGGCGAAGATGTTACCGAATGCTATATAAAAGGTGCCCAAGAGGTTTTAAAACTGGCAGAGTTTTACGAATGCAGCCTTGCTATATTAAAAGAGAGAAGCCCATCGTGCGGGTGCGGTAAAATTTATGACGGCAGTTTTACAGGCAAATTAATAAACGGCAATGGGTTCACCGCAGAGCTGCTGCTGAAAAACGGTATAAAAGTAATTGGTGAAACGCAAATCGAACAACATCTGCGCTTATAG
- a CDS encoding AAA family ATPase, translated as MKIHILGGSGTGKTYIANKIAEQYNIRHFDLDNIYWDHMSNTYGTKMSVKNRTQKLNDILKNNDWIIEGVFYDWLQDSFSKADYIFILTTKPIVFHYRIIRRFIRRKFGIEKSKKETLKSLKDLLIWTNKYQKYNIPKIIEFLEPYKGKVFFVKNLQDINDIINYSK; from the coding sequence TTGAAAATACATATTCTCGGAGGCAGCGGCACAGGCAAAACTTATATTGCCAATAAGATTGCCGAGCAGTATAACATTCGTCATTTTGATTTAGACAATATTTATTGGGATCATATGTCAAATACATATGGTACAAAGATGTCGGTTAAAAATCGTACCCAAAAGTTAAATGACATCTTGAAAAATAATGATTGGATTATAGAAGGCGTGTTTTACGATTGGTTACAAGATAGCTTTTCGAAGGCTGACTATATATTTATTTTAACAACCAAACCCATTGTATTTCACTATAGAATCATCCGTCGATTTATCCGAAGAAAGTTTGGTATCGAAAAATCGAAAAAAGAAACATTAAAATCATTAAAAGATTTACTGATTTGGACAAATAAATATCAGAAATACAATATCCCAAAAATCATAGAATTTTTAGAACCTTATAAAGGCAAGGTGTTTTTTGTTAAAAACCTACAAGATATCAATGATATCATCAACTATTCTAAATGA
- a CDS encoding PspC domain-containing protein produces the protein MENKRLCKSRNDRIIAGVCGGIAEYFNWDPTIVRLVFIFCGVGILAYIIAAVVMPDSPYL, from the coding sequence ATGGAGAATAAAAGGCTTTGCAAAAGCCGTAATGACCGTATTATTGCAGGTGTTTGCGGCGGTATTGCCGAATATTTTAATTGGGACCCGACCATTGTTCGGTTGGTATTTATATTTTGTGGTGTTGGTATTTTGGCATATATCATTGCTGCGGTAGTAATGCCCGATTCACCTTATTTATAA
- a CDS encoding Cof-type HAD-IIB family hydrolase, giving the protein MALLKKYLYSDMDGTLIGNNKTVSQRNIDAIKEFVAHGGEFSVATGRSAELALPYLAGIPLTMPGIIYNGAAVYDFDKCTYLHKWCIPEDIMRKLVTTAIQVYPTVCAEVCDGRPMQLVNPNSEMDVYIIAENQAYEFASLDSCGDCLKVLFYGEHERLLEVQAAIESAGIRGVTSCFSAPFYLEYLPEDASKGHALQWISENLGGDLAQTAAIGDFDNDITMIEEVGFGAAPSNAQQVIKDRADVIVAHHTESAVADLIYSHLLLDEHAVL; this is encoded by the coding sequence ATGGCACTTTTAAAAAAATATCTTTACAGCGACATGGATGGCACACTGATCGGCAATAACAAAACCGTATCTCAGCGTAACATTGATGCCATAAAAGAGTTTGTTGCACATGGCGGTGAATTTTCGGTAGCAACCGGGCGTTCGGCAGAACTTGCACTGCCCTATCTTGCAGGCATCCCGCTTACGATGCCTGGTATCATTTACAACGGCGCTGCGGTGTACGATTTTGATAAGTGTACTTACCTGCACAAGTGGTGCATACCCGAAGATATTATGCGCAAACTCGTTACCACAGCCATACAGGTTTACCCTACCGTATGTGCCGAAGTGTGCGACGGCAGACCGATGCAGCTTGTAAACCCAAACAGTGAAATGGATGTTTACATCATTGCAGAAAACCAGGCTTATGAGTTTGCCTCTCTCGACAGCTGCGGTGATTGCCTCAAGGTTTTATTCTACGGTGAGCATGAGCGATTGCTCGAGGTGCAGGCAGCCATAGAAAGCGCAGGCATCCGCGGTGTTACCTCTTGCTTTTCTGCTCCGTTTTACCTCGAATACTTGCCCGAGGATGCATCAAAAGGGCATGCTTTGCAATGGATTAGCGAAAACCTCGGCGGAGACCTTGCACAAACCGCTGCCATCGGCGATTTTGATAACGACATCACGATGATTGAGGAGGTTGGTTTCGGCGCAGCGCCCTCCAACGCACAGCAGGTGATTAAAGACCGTGCCGACGTAATTGTTGCACACCATACCGAAAGTGCAGTGGCAGATTTGATTTATTCGCATTTGCTCCTTGATGAGCACGCTGTTTTATAA
- a CDS encoding glycine--tRNA ligase, giving the protein MLKNSEKTMDKIVALCKGRGFVYSGSEIYGGLSNTWDYGPLGVEFKNNVKRAWWKKFVQESPYNVGLDSAILMNPQVWVASGHVGGFSDPLMDCKDCKTRHRADKLIEDQTGVSPEGWEFDKMKQFVVDNNVKCPDCGSQNFTDIRKFNLMFKTFQGITEDSKNEIYLRPETAQGIFVNFNNVQRTTRRKLPFGVAQVGKSFRNEITPGNFTFRTREFEQMELEFFCKPDTDLDWFYYWKDYCHNWLLSLGIKEENLRLRDHAPEELSFYSKATTDIEFVFPFGWGELWGIADRTNYDLSQHQNHSGKSMEYFDQETNEKYVPYVVEPSLGADRVVLAFLCEAYDEEQIDEKDTRVVMRLHPALAPIKACILPLSKKLNENATKVFHDLSKKFMVDYDDAGSIGKRYRRQDEIGTPFCITYDFDSENDGCVTVRDRDTMEQQRLPISELVSFIESKLEF; this is encoded by the coding sequence ATGCTGAAGAATTCAGAAAAAACTATGGATAAAATCGTTGCCCTTTGCAAAGGCCGAGGTTTTGTATATTCCGGTTCCGAAATCTATGGCGGACTTTCAAATACATGGGATTACGGCCCGCTCGGCGTTGAATTTAAAAATAACGTGAAAAGAGCATGGTGGAAAAAATTTGTGCAGGAAAGCCCTTACAACGTAGGCTTGGATTCTGCTATTCTTATGAATCCTCAGGTATGGGTGGCATCCGGCCATGTGGGCGGATTTTCGGACCCATTGATGGATTGCAAAGACTGTAAAACACGCCATCGCGCCGATAAACTGATAGAAGACCAGACCGGTGTTTCGCCCGAAGGCTGGGAATTTGATAAAATGAAGCAATTCGTTGTAGATAACAACGTGAAATGCCCCGATTGCGGCAGCCAAAACTTTACCGACATCCGCAAATTCAACCTGATGTTTAAAACATTTCAAGGCATTACCGAGGACAGCAAAAACGAAATTTACCTGCGCCCCGAAACTGCACAGGGTATTTTTGTTAACTTTAACAACGTACAGCGCACCACTCGCCGCAAACTGCCGTTTGGTGTCGCACAGGTTGGCAAAAGCTTCCGTAACGAAATTACCCCCGGTAACTTTACTTTTAGAACCCGCGAGTTTGAACAGATGGAGCTGGAGTTTTTCTGCAAACCAGATACCGACCTTGACTGGTTCTACTACTGGAAAGACTACTGCCACAACTGGCTGCTGAGCCTTGGCATCAAAGAAGAGAACCTTCGCCTGCGCGACCATGCACCCGAGGAGCTTTCGTTCTATTCAAAAGCAACAACCGACATCGAGTTTGTGTTCCCCTTTGGCTGGGGCGAGCTGTGGGGCATTGCAGACAGAACCAACTACGATTTGTCGCAGCATCAAAATCATTCGGGCAAAAGCATGGAGTACTTTGACCAAGAAACCAACGAAAAATATGTACCCTATGTGGTTGAGCCGTCTTTGGGCGCAGACCGTGTAGTACTTGCATTTCTTTGCGAAGCGTATGATGAAGAACAGATTGATGAGAAAGATACCCGCGTAGTGATGCGCCTGCATCCTGCACTGGCACCTATTAAAGCATGTATTCTGCCGCTTTCGAAAAAACTAAACGAAAATGCAACCAAGGTGTTCCACGACCTTTCGAAAAAATTTATGGTGGATTACGACGATGCCGGTTCCATCGGCAAACGTTACCGCAGACAGGACGAAATCGGAACACCGTTCTGCATCACCTACGATTTCGATTCGGAAAATGACGGCTGCGTAACCGTACGTGACCGCGACACAATGGAGCAGCAGCGTCTGCCCATCAGCGAACTTGTTTCGTTCATTGAATCTAAACTTGAATTTTAG
- a CDS encoding L,D-transpeptidase family protein: protein MFVIFTKRKIIKFALSLIIFTSIVLVATHGPWDQWVIHYQMPEPNPAVGNWHYQSIFGHFTPALEGYSILVDLDRQILILYESEKEIKSWPVSGGSKENPSPTGLWIVTDIGNWGQGFGGSWIALNVPWGKYGIHGTVNPWVVGNHNISHGCIRMKNQDVSELKKYISIGVLVYIKHDTAPFRVLMDGKVGSDVLELQVMLKQLGYYDGVPDGRFGTDTYKALRQFQIDEQIKADGTLGEHSWSLLEKRVSDLNSDYLLQ, encoded by the coding sequence GTGTTTGTTATTTTTACAAAGAGAAAAATTATAAAATTTGCATTGTCCTTAATAATTTTTACTTCAATTGTGTTAGTTGCTACTCATGGACCATGGGACCAATGGGTAATTCATTACCAGATGCCAGAGCCTAATCCAGCTGTTGGTAATTGGCACTACCAATCTATCTTTGGCCATTTTACACCTGCGTTGGAAGGCTATTCTATCCTTGTTGATTTGGATCGGCAAATACTAATTCTCTATGAGAGTGAAAAAGAAATCAAGTCATGGCCAGTTTCCGGAGGAAGCAAAGAAAATCCGTCCCCCACCGGTTTATGGATTGTTACCGATATTGGAAATTGGGGTCAAGGCTTTGGCGGTAGTTGGATTGCCCTTAATGTTCCTTGGGGCAAATATGGTATTCATGGTACGGTAAATCCTTGGGTGGTGGGCAATCATAACATCTCACACGGGTGTATCCGAATGAAAAATCAAGATGTGTCGGAGTTGAAAAAGTATATATCCATTGGTGTGCTTGTGTACATAAAGCATGATACCGCACCATTCCGTGTTCTTATGGATGGCAAAGTGGGAAGCGATGTACTCGAACTGCAGGTGATGTTAAAACAACTTGGCTATTACGATGGAGTACCAGATGGACGATTTGGTACTGATACGTACAAAGCTCTGCGCCAATTCCAAATTGATGAACAAATTAAAGCGGATGGTACCTTAGGTGAACATAGTTGGAGTCTTCTGGAAAAGCGTGTATCTGATTTAAATAGTGACTACTTACTGCAATAA
- a CDS encoding flavodoxin family protein, which yields MKTVLISECSDYNIPHTALLDLSTIKVKGCTGCWTCWWKTPGKCIQHDLDDFYRSYLNSDKAIFIAKLENGFISGNMKSLFDRMIPHFLPYCAFANGGTMHMPRYKKYPDIEFYYDYQFENQDVYNIFFDYINKVFTQFYSKNILIKNVSDFNTRRERDENNNLERLAQR from the coding sequence ATGAAGACGGTATTGATAAGTGAATGCAGTGACTATAACATACCTCATACTGCGCTGCTTGACCTTTCGACTATCAAGGTAAAAGGCTGTACTGGCTGCTGGACTTGTTGGTGGAAAACACCCGGCAAATGTATTCAGCATGATTTGGATGATTTTTACCGAAGTTATCTTAACTCTGATAAAGCTATATTTATTGCAAAGCTTGAAAATGGATTTATCAGCGGCAACATGAAGTCGTTATTTGATAGAATGATACCACACTTTTTACCTTACTGCGCTTTTGCCAACGGCGGAACAATGCACATGCCCAGATATAAAAAATACCCCGATATTGAATTTTACTATGACTATCAATTTGAAAATCAAGATGTATACAACATATTCTTCGATTATATTAATAAGGTCTTCACACAATTTTACTCTAAAAATATACTTATCAAAAATGTATCGGATTTTAATACAAGGAGGGAGCGCGATGAAAACAATAATCTTGAACGGCTCGCCCAAAGGTAA
- the cas2 gene encoding CRISPR-associated endonuclease Cas2 — MLVLITYDVNTQDAAGRKRLRQVAKQCVNYGQRVQNSVFECIVDAAQCKIVQHELEAIINKEKDSLRFYYLGNNYHTKVEHIGVKTSYDAEGVLIV, encoded by the coding sequence ATGCTGGTACTAATTACATATGATGTCAACACACAGGATGCTGCAGGAAGAAAACGGCTTAGGCAGGTAGCAAAACAATGTGTTAATTACGGTCAACGCGTTCAGAACTCTGTTTTTGAATGTATTGTAGATGCCGCACAATGTAAAATTGTACAACATGAACTGGAAGCCATAATCAATAAAGAAAAAGACAGTTTGCGGTTTTACTATTTGGGTAATAACTATCACACAAAAGTAGAACACATAGGTGTCAAAACATCTTATGATGCAGAAGGAGTGTTAATTGTATAG
- the cas1c gene encoding type I-C CRISPR-associated endonuclease Cas1c — protein MRHLLNTLFVLTEDSYLTLEGENVVVLCESEVRARFPLHTLQAILYFGYKGASPALMGACASRGVTLSFLTSFGKFLAQACGKMQGNVLLRKQQYRLSDSEHDSCQIARHFIIGKVYNCRWILERATRDHAMRVDVARLKKNSLQMAEILSQLAPCSDLDTLRGLEGKAANFYFDVFDELILQNKEHFYFQNRSRRPPRDNVNALLSFAYTLLANDCAAALESVGLDSYVGFLHRDRPGRASLTLDLMEEFRGVYADRFVISLINNREILPKQFEQKENGAVWLNDEGRKAVLSAWQARKKATITHPFLNEKLPWGLVPYVQALLLSRYLRGDLDAYPPFFWK, from the coding sequence ATGAGACATTTGCTGAACACATTGTTCGTTCTAACAGAAGATAGTTATCTCACGCTTGAAGGCGAAAATGTTGTGGTTCTATGCGAAAGTGAAGTTCGTGCAAGGTTCCCTTTGCATACTTTGCAGGCAATTTTGTATTTTGGCTACAAAGGTGCAAGCCCTGCTTTAATGGGTGCATGTGCCAGCCGCGGCGTAACGCTGAGTTTTCTTACATCGTTTGGTAAGTTTTTAGCACAAGCATGCGGCAAAATGCAGGGGAACGTGTTGTTGCGAAAACAGCAATACCGATTGTCGGACAGCGAACATGACAGCTGCCAAATTGCGCGGCATTTTATTATTGGAAAGGTTTATAACTGCCGTTGGATTTTAGAGCGTGCGACCCGCGACCATGCGATGCGGGTTGATGTGGCAAGGCTGAAGAAAAACTCTTTACAGATGGCGGAAATTTTATCTCAATTAGCTCCCTGCTCTGATTTAGATACATTGCGTGGGTTAGAGGGTAAAGCTGCTAATTTTTATTTTGATGTGTTTGATGAATTGATACTGCAAAATAAAGAGCACTTTTATTTTCAAAACAGATCGCGCCGGCCGCCGCGAGACAATGTCAACGCTTTGCTGTCTTTCGCTTATACGCTTTTGGCGAATGACTGCGCAGCTGCATTGGAAAGCGTGGGTTTAGATTCTTACGTAGGCTTTTTGCACCGAGACCGCCCCGGCAGAGCATCTCTTACGCTTGATTTAATGGAGGAATTTCGCGGAGTTTATGCAGACCGTTTCGTAATCTCTTTAATAAACAACAGAGAAATACTGCCAAAGCAATTCGAGCAAAAAGAAAACGGTGCGGTTTGGCTGAATGATGAAGGCAGAAAAGCGGTGCTATCCGCGTGGCAGGCAAGAAAAAAAGCAACCATTACACACCCGTTTTTAAATGAAAAACTGCCATGGGGATTGGTGCCATATGTTCAGGCATTGCTGCTATCCCGCTATCTACGGGGCGATTTGGATGCGTATCCGCCATTTTTTTGGAAGTGA
- the cas4 gene encoding CRISPR-associated protein Cas4: MGYSEDEFLLLSGLQHFAFCKRQWALIHIEQQWTENLHTVEGNFMHERAHDSSLTEFRDGILICRGIQVFSRELGITGACDVVEFHPSPDGVPIVGREGLWRPVPIEYKKGRPKEHDADALQLCAQAMCLEKMLVCTIPGGYLFYGETKRRQPVEFTPELRHTVTDMLNEMHMLYHRGYTPKVKPSKSCNACSLIETCLPKLCKNLSAVQYVNKHLKEEDL, translated from the coding sequence ATGGGTTATTCAGAAGATGAATTTCTGCTTCTTTCAGGGCTTCAGCACTTTGCTTTTTGCAAAAGGCAGTGGGCGCTCATCCATATAGAGCAGCAATGGACAGAAAATTTGCATACCGTGGAAGGCAATTTTATGCATGAGCGTGCACACGACAGCAGTTTAACCGAATTTCGTGACGGTATATTGATTTGCCGAGGCATACAGGTGTTTTCGCGGGAGTTAGGCATTACCGGTGCTTGCGATGTGGTGGAGTTTCACCCATCACCCGACGGCGTTCCTATCGTGGGCAGAGAGGGGCTGTGGCGTCCGGTACCCATCGAATATAAAAAAGGGCGACCTAAAGAGCACGATGCCGATGCCCTGCAGCTCTGTGCTCAGGCAATGTGTCTTGAAAAAATGCTAGTCTGCACCATCCCCGGCGGGTACCTATTTTACGGCGAAACAAAGCGAAGGCAGCCTGTGGAATTTACACCGGAACTAAGGCATACTGTAACCGATATGCTTAATGAAATGCATATGCTCTATCACCGCGGCTATACACCAAAGGTAAAGCCGTCCAAATCTTGCAATGCCTGTTCACTCATCGAAACATGTTTGCCCAAATTATGCAAAAACTTATCTGCGGTACAGTATGTGAACAAGCATTTAAAGGAGGAGGACTTATGA